One part of the Ziziphus jujuba cultivar Dongzao chromosome 2, ASM3175591v1 genome encodes these proteins:
- the LOC132800754 gene encoding protein BREAKING OF ASYMMETRY IN THE STOMATAL LINEAGE, whose protein sequence is MDLDTNCNSRSNKAKKKISTPQKKCSREGQLELGSTREVKDTTTVQPLERSHIEEPSWPHFAEEDYIVFCFKEDGDFDVVKDGYNKSEASSCIDCRTRSSRPVNRKVSEKGLQLHYVEDTRTVERCRNDGDSIMSDQKH, encoded by the exons ATGGATTTGGACACAAACTGCAATTCAAGAAGCaataaagctaaaaaaaaaatttcaacgcCGCAGAAGAAATGCAGCAGAGAAGGACAGCTAGAGCTTGGTTCAACTCGTGAAGTCAAAGACACAACTACTGTGCAACCACTTGAAAGAAGTCATATTGAGGAACCAAGCTGGCCACATTTTGCAGAGGAAGACTATATTGTCTTCTGCTTTAAGGAGGACGGAGATTTCGACGTTGTGAAGGATGGTTATAATAAATCAGAAGCATCAAGTTGCATAGATTGCAGAACGAGAAGTTCGAGGCCTGTGAATCGGAAGGTTAGTGAGAAGGGATTacag CTTCATTATGTTGAAGATACAAGAACAGTAGAAAGGTGCAGAAATGATGGTGATTCTATCATGTCTGATCAGAAG CATTAG
- the LOC107419073 gene encoding protein MICROTUBULE BINDING PROTEIN 2C, which translates to MYEQQHFVDLQDNGSGYGDPNSWLSGESNSSPTHHRTQSSLSAVGAGAGVATNANLDRVLFNDLVEIVPLVQSLIDRKASSSFTRRGSMVYTKTPSRESLSKKITEVKGRNAAQSIPARKKKDHGDKDQGKNGCNDQDAENFSIFSSRALAADKDREELDVLRGQVEDLQRKLSEKDELLKSAEVTKNQLNAVHAKLNELNHQAGEKDSLIRSTQQQLSDAKIKLADKQAALEKIQWEAMTSGTKVEKLQEELNLMRGEISSFMMVFEGLMKTNTTVYAEDYDVLPCNLDHLPPIDDLDGMEMQKMEEARQAYIAAVAAAKKNQDEESIVAAAKARLHLQSFVFRT; encoded by the exons atgtatgAGCAACAGCATTTCGTAGACTTACAAGACAATGGGAGTGGCTATGGGGACCCAAACTCGTGGCTTTCCGGAGAATCCAACTCGTCCCCGACTCACCACCGAACTCAGTCTTCACTCTCTGCCGTCGGCGCCGGCGCCGGGGTAGCAACGAACGCTAATCTCGATCGTGTACTCTTCAACGACCTAGTGGAGATCGTTCCCCTCGTTCAATCCCTCATC GATAGGAAAGCAAGCAGTTCGTTTACTCGTCGGGGTTCGATGGTCTACACCAAGACGCCTTCAAGAGAATCGCTATCCAAAAAA ATAACTGAAGTAAAAGGGAGGAATGCAGCACAATCCATTCCtgcaagaaagaaaaaggatcaTGGAGACAAGGATCAAGGAAAGAATGGATGTAATGACCAAGATGCTGAgaacttttcaatattttcctcaAGGGCTTTGGCAGCCGATAAGGATAGAGAAGAGTTGGATGTGTTAAGGGGACAAGTGGAGGATCTGCAAAGGAAGTTATCTGAGAAAGATGAACTCTTGAAATCAGCCGAGGTTACAAAGAACCAATTGAATGCTGTTCATGCCAAACTCAATGAACTAAACCATCAAGCGGGTGAAAAAGATTCTTTAATCAGATCTACTCAGCAGCAACTTTCTGATGCAAAG ATTAAGCTTGCAGACAAGCAAGCTGCATTGGAGAAGATACAGTGGGAAGCAATGACGTCTGGCACGAAAGTGGAGAAGCTTCAGGAAGAGCTAAACTTGATGCGGGGAGAGATTTCATCATTTATGATGGTATTTGAAGGCTTGATGAAAACCAATACCACTGTATATGCTGAAGATTATGATGTCTTACCCTGTAATTTGGATCATCTTCCTCCTATT GATGATTTGGACGGCATGGAGATGCAGAAAATGGAAGAAGCTAGGCAAGCTTATATTGCAGCAGTGGCAGctgcaaagaaaaatcaagatgAAGAATCTATTGTTGCTGCTGCCAAAGCAAGGTTACATCTTCAATCATTTGTTTTTAGAACATAA
- the LOC107419074 gene encoding uncharacterized protein LOC107419074, whose translation MYMPDGESMCCQPTLSYKPDYKSFKFNDKNENMKEHKADKGPSTPEDLFISEVENQGRGVIPYPVSNSVRDNEDWIDKRDCHGEQYVGSPGDSEWIVRRKNYNTRKRAMAMEFELPELVVFLQESRYHFVKDICIDKEMPSPVKCSVENCELDHNNITCLLNPDSECINSGPAIQNLETFSSISNGSKPESEVDKDAKDAISVDHFTKQIVPESLLVREIQKAVLAGSIVSSKAEETQEERQTRKASIVTDEPENEDGILLETPTGGLGQLHQQCVGESSTSFGVEPFSGPILSSRCISFRSNSSTASSRSFAFPILAPEWNGSPVRMVKADRPSLRTHRGWGIRFLCCKF comes from the exons ATGTACATGCCAGATGGTGAATCCATGTGCTGCCAACCAACTCTATCCTACAAGCCTGATTACAAGTCTTTCAAATTCAATGACAAAAATGAGAATATGAAAGAACACAAAGCAGACAAAGGACCAAGCACTCCAGAAGACTTGTTTATTTCTGAGGTGGAGAATCAAGGCCGTGGAGTAATACCCTACCCGGTAAGTAACTCTGTAAGAGATAATGAAGATTGGATAGACAAAAGGGACTGCCATGGAGAGCAGTATGTTGGTTCTCCTGGTGACTCAGAGTGGATTGTTAGAAGAAAAAACTATAATACAAGAAAAAGAGCAATGGCTATGGAGTTTGAATTGCCTGAACTGGTTGTTTTCCTTCAAGAGAGCCGCTATCATTTTGTTAAGGATATATGCATTGATAAGGAAATGCCTTCTCCTGTCAAATGCTCTGTAGAGAACTGTGAGTTAGATCATAATAACATCACTTGCCTACTGAACCCTGATAGTGAATGCATTAATAGTGGACCAGCAATCCAAAATTTGGAAACTTTTTCATCCATTTCTAATGGGTCCAAACCAGAAAGCGAAGTTGATAAGGACGCAAAAGACGCGATCTCTGTTGATCATTTCACCAAACAGATTGTACCTGAGTCACTCCTGGTTAGAGAG ATTCAGAAGGCAGTTTTGGCAGGCTCCATCGTATCTTCTAAGGCTGAGGAAACTCAGGAGGAAAGGCAGACCAGAAAGGCCTCCATAGTCACAGATGAACCTGAAAATGAAGATGGGATATTATTGGAAACCCCAACAGGAGGATTAGGTCAGCTTCATCAACAATGTGTTGGAGAATCAAGTACTTCTTTTGGTGTTGAACCCTTTTCAGGCCCCATACTAAGCTCTCGTTGCATTTCTTTTCGGTCAAACAGCAGCACAGCGAGCTCTCGGTCTTTTGCTTTTCCAAT ATTAGCGCCTGAATGGAATGGCAGCCCAGTAAGAATGGTGAAAGCAGACAGGCCATCATTAAGAACGCACAGAGGTTGGGGAATACGGTTCCTCTGCTGTAAATTCTGA